A genomic region of Micromonospora sp. NBC_01796 contains the following coding sequences:
- a CDS encoding PLAT/LH2 domain-containing protein, with protein MRFRIPIVLATALVVLTGALGAGSAAVAAPATKQGDVGTNAVTRYWIFVHTANIQDAGTDATVRMKVYGTLADSPGYVNLDNSADNFERNSNDTFGPFSWFDIGRPDFIGVYKGSNGSEWYPEYAMVYSEATRIWYQCPMNAYYGDGEETRWFDCP; from the coding sequence ATGCGTTTCCGTATCCCGATCGTGCTCGCCACCGCCCTCGTCGTACTGACGGGCGCGCTGGGCGCCGGCAGCGCCGCCGTCGCGGCCCCGGCCACCAAGCAGGGCGACGTCGGCACCAACGCCGTCACCAGGTACTGGATCTTCGTACACACCGCCAACATCCAGGACGCCGGCACCGACGCCACCGTCCGGATGAAGGTCTACGGCACGCTCGCCGATTCGCCCGGATATGTCAACCTCGACAACTCCGCCGACAACTTCGAGCGCAACAGCAACGACACCTTCGGGCCATTCTCATGGTTCGACATCGGGCGGCCCGACTTCATCGGCGTATACAAGGGCAGTAACGGATCCGAGTGGTACCCCGAATACGCGATGGTCTATTCGGAGGCCACCCGGATCTGGTACCAGTGCCCGATGAACGCGTACTACGGCGACGGCGAGGAAACCCGGTGGTTCGACTGCCCGTAG
- the mmsA gene encoding multiple monosaccharide ABC transporter ATP-binding protein — translation MSDGPILLEMRSITKEFPGVKALADVNLVVRAGEIHAICGENGAGKSTLMKVLSGVYPYGSYSGDIVYRNAESRFSDIRASEHAGIVIIHQELALVPGMSITENLFLGNEPRRAGAIDWKAANRRALELMARVGLREDPDTLIKDIGVGKQQLIEIAKAFAKDVKLLILDEPTAALNEADSQHLLDLLRGFKERGITSIIISHKLNEIEQIADSITILRDGRSIETLDVKAEGVNEDRIVRGMVGRELSSRFPDHTPSIGEVFFEVRDWTVRHPISTERLVCKGSSFNVRRGEIVGFAGLMGAGRTELAMSVFGRSYGTYLSGRIFKDGREVVLKSVSDAIDHGLAYVSEDRKSIGLNLLDDIKTSMVSAKLSKVSSYGVLDQVKEYRAAEGYRTSLRVKAPTVDEGVTKLSGGNQQKVVLAKWMFTDPDLLILDEPTRGIDVGAKYEIYGIIQRLADQGKGVVIISSELPELIGLCDRIYTVFEGTITGNIDKRDADPETLLKQMTSAKKTQTP, via the coding sequence ATGAGTGACGGTCCCATCCTGCTGGAAATGCGTTCGATCACCAAGGAGTTCCCCGGCGTCAAGGCGCTCGCCGACGTGAACCTGGTGGTCCGGGCCGGTGAGATCCACGCCATCTGCGGTGAGAACGGCGCCGGCAAGTCGACCCTGATGAAGGTGCTGAGCGGGGTGTACCCGTACGGCAGCTACTCCGGCGACATCGTCTACCGCAACGCCGAGTCCCGGTTCTCCGACATCCGGGCCAGCGAGCATGCCGGCATCGTGATCATCCACCAGGAACTCGCGCTGGTCCCCGGCATGTCCATCACCGAGAACCTCTTCCTGGGCAACGAGCCCCGTCGCGCGGGGGCGATCGACTGGAAGGCCGCGAACCGCCGGGCGTTGGAGTTGATGGCGAGGGTCGGCCTGCGGGAGGACCCGGACACCCTCATCAAGGACATCGGGGTCGGCAAGCAGCAGCTCATCGAGATCGCGAAGGCGTTCGCGAAGGACGTCAAGCTGCTCATCCTCGACGAGCCGACCGCGGCCCTGAACGAGGCCGACTCGCAGCACCTGCTCGACCTGCTGCGCGGGTTCAAGGAGCGGGGCATCACCTCGATCATCATCTCGCACAAGCTGAACGAGATCGAGCAGATCGCCGACTCGATCACGATCCTGCGGGACGGCCGGAGCATCGAGACGCTCGACGTCAAGGCGGAGGGCGTCAACGAGGACCGGATCGTACGCGGCATGGTCGGCCGGGAGCTGAGCAGCCGCTTCCCGGACCACACCCCCTCGATCGGGGAGGTGTTCTTCGAGGTACGCGACTGGACGGTCCGCCATCCGATCTCGACCGAGCGCCTGGTCTGCAAGGGCTCCAGTTTCAACGTCCGGCGTGGCGAGATCGTCGGCTTCGCCGGGCTGATGGGCGCCGGGCGGACCGAGTTGGCGATGAGCGTCTTCGGTCGGTCCTACGGGACGTACCTGTCCGGGCGGATCTTCAAGGACGGTCGGGAGGTCGTGCTGAAGTCCGTGTCGGACGCGATCGACCACGGGCTGGCGTACGTCAGCGAGGACCGCAAGTCGATCGGCCTGAACCTGCTCGACGACATCAAGACCTCGATGGTCTCGGCCAAGCTCTCCAAGGTCTCCAGCTACGGGGTGCTCGACCAGGTGAAGGAGTACCGCGCGGCCGAGGGGTACCGGACCAGCCTGCGGGTCAAGGCCCCGACCGTCGACGAGGGTGTCACCAAACTGTCGGGTGGCAACCAGCAGAAGGTGGTCCTGGCGAAGTGGATGTTCACCGACCCGGACCTGCTGATCCTCGACGAACCGACCCGCGGCATCGACGTGGGCGCCAAGTACGAGATCTACGGCATCATCCAGCGGCTCGCCGACCAGGGCAAGGGCGTTGTCATCATCTCCTCGGAGCTGCCCGAGCTGATCGGCCTGTGTGACCGCATCTACACGGTGTTCGAAGGAACCATCACCGGCAACATCGACAAGCGGGACGCGGACCCGGAGACCCTGTTGAAGCAGATGACCTCAGCGAAGAAGACGCAGACGCCATGA
- a CDS encoding AfsR/SARP family transcriptional regulator produces the protein MRVRLLGPVDVTVGGAPRTFSGLRRKAVLAVLALHPGEIVSTDRLIDVVWGDRAPATALNSLQSHVSYLRRTIGAPAPIVARRPGYLLDLPVEAVDVGAAEHLIREGTRSADHAHADTCLRAALDLWRGRALVDVTGPVWLDEQAERLERVRLVAVRALTDVRLALGEHARLVPELEVLSQEHDLDEHIHEQLMLALYRAGRQSDALATYRRLRHRLDEDLGIEPGPALRDLENAILLQDPALDPVPAAIEVGAGSTAVGRTGSGVGRGSVPAQLPPAVRAFAGRTAELGRLDRLLGGFDATGPPTPVIAAVSGTPGVGKTTLAVHWAHRVAGHFEDGQLYVNLRGFDAGGSVMDPAEAVRGFLDALGVPVERIPVGLAPQAALYRSLLAGRRILVVLDNARDPDQVRPLLPGSAGCLVLVTSRNQLTPLIATEGAYPLALDPLPTVEARDLLVRRLGTERVAEEPGAVDQIIASCAGLPLTLAIASSRAATRPGFPLSALADELRDAAGALDAFDGGDPATDVRGVFSWSYRALSPDAGRLFRLLGLHPGPDVSAPAAASLAGVPSRQARALLATLARAHLLMEHTAGRFGFHDLLRSYATELASEVDSEAERRAATHRLLDHYLHSAYAHARLLQPFRDLIDLEPARPGVTAVTSPDADSAMVWFTAEHLVLLNTVARAADEGLHGHVWRLAWTMADFLDRKGHWRDWAATQETALAATQRLADHRAAASVHCGLGRARAQLGRFADAHAHLRLAAGLYDELGDLAGQAHTDRSIAWVLSRQGSHRRGLAHAQRALARFETLGDLAMLARALNSVGWQYAQLHDHGQALHHCERALVLLRRVGDRFGEANTWDSLGYAHHHLGNHRQAIACYRRAVDLFRDVGDRYYEADTLTHIGDSHRAAGDPEAARTSWLAALDILDALGHPDAEQVRAKVARTVQQPPPSRPPVPPVHALQRSDRAASTAGP, from the coding sequence ATGCGCGTCAGGCTGCTCGGGCCGGTGGACGTGACCGTCGGCGGTGCACCGCGTACGTTCTCCGGGTTGCGACGGAAGGCGGTGCTCGCCGTACTCGCCCTGCATCCGGGCGAGATCGTCAGCACCGACCGGCTCATCGACGTCGTCTGGGGCGACCGGGCACCAGCGACCGCGCTGAACAGCCTGCAGAGTCACGTGTCGTACCTGCGCCGTACGATCGGCGCGCCGGCTCCGATCGTGGCCCGGCGGCCGGGTTACCTGCTGGACCTGCCGGTCGAGGCGGTCGACGTCGGCGCGGCCGAGCACCTGATCCGCGAGGGCACGAGGTCCGCCGACCATGCGCACGCCGACACCTGCCTGCGGGCCGCCCTCGACCTGTGGCGCGGGCGGGCGCTGGTGGACGTCACCGGCCCGGTTTGGCTGGACGAGCAGGCCGAGCGGTTGGAGCGGGTCCGCCTGGTGGCCGTACGGGCCCTCACCGACGTCCGGTTGGCGCTCGGCGAACACGCCCGGCTCGTGCCGGAGCTGGAGGTCCTGAGCCAGGAACACGATCTCGACGAGCACATCCACGAGCAGCTCATGCTCGCCCTCTACCGGGCCGGGCGGCAGTCCGACGCGCTGGCGACGTACCGCCGGCTGCGGCACCGGCTGGACGAGGACCTGGGCATCGAGCCGGGGCCGGCACTGCGGGACCTCGAGAACGCGATCCTGCTCCAGGATCCGGCGCTCGACCCGGTGCCGGCCGCGATCGAGGTGGGCGCCGGGTCGACCGCGGTTGGTCGGACCGGGTCCGGCGTCGGGCGGGGATCGGTCCCGGCCCAGCTTCCACCCGCGGTACGCGCCTTCGCCGGCCGTACCGCCGAACTCGGCCGGCTCGACCGCCTGCTCGGCGGGTTCGACGCCACCGGTCCCCCGACGCCGGTCATCGCCGCCGTGTCGGGGACTCCGGGCGTGGGCAAGACAACCCTGGCCGTGCACTGGGCGCACCGGGTCGCCGGCCACTTCGAGGACGGCCAGCTCTACGTCAACCTGCGCGGGTTCGACGCCGGCGGATCCGTGATGGACCCGGCCGAGGCGGTCCGGGGCTTCCTCGACGCGCTCGGGGTGCCGGTGGAACGGATCCCCGTCGGGCTGGCACCGCAGGCCGCCCTGTACCGGAGCCTGCTGGCCGGCAGACGGATCCTGGTGGTGCTGGACAACGCCCGTGACCCGGACCAGGTACGCCCGCTGCTGCCCGGCTCCGCCGGCTGCCTCGTGCTGGTGACCAGCCGGAACCAGCTCACGCCGCTGATCGCCACCGAGGGTGCGTACCCGCTCGCGCTCGATCCGCTACCGACGGTCGAGGCCCGCGACCTGCTCGTCCGCCGGCTCGGGACGGAACGGGTGGCCGAGGAGCCCGGCGCCGTCGACCAGATCATCGCGAGCTGCGCGGGGCTGCCGCTCACCCTCGCGATCGCCAGTTCCCGGGCCGCGACCCGCCCCGGCTTCCCCCTGTCCGCGCTCGCCGACGAACTGCGTGACGCGGCGGGGGCGCTGGACGCCTTCGACGGCGGCGACCCGGCCACCGACGTGCGCGGTGTCTTCTCCTGGTCCTACCGCGCGCTGAGTCCGGACGCCGGGCGACTGTTCCGGCTGCTCGGGCTGCATCCCGGTCCGGACGTCTCGGCCCCTGCCGCAGCCAGCCTCGCCGGTGTGCCGTCACGGCAGGCACGGGCCCTGCTGGCCACGCTGGCCCGTGCCCATCTGCTGATGGAGCACACGGCCGGCCGGTTCGGCTTCCACGACCTGCTGCGCTCGTACGCCACCGAGCTGGCCAGCGAGGTCGACAGCGAGGCCGAGCGGCGGGCGGCGACGCACCGGCTGCTCGACCACTACCTGCACTCGGCGTACGCCCATGCCCGGCTGTTGCAGCCGTTCCGGGACCTGATCGACCTGGAACCCGCCCGCCCCGGCGTCACGGCGGTGACGAGCCCGGACGCCGACTCCGCGATGGTCTGGTTCACCGCCGAACACCTGGTGCTGCTCAACACGGTCGCGCGGGCCGCCGACGAGGGCCTGCACGGCCACGTGTGGCGGCTGGCCTGGACGATGGCCGACTTCCTGGACCGCAAGGGGCACTGGCGGGACTGGGCGGCCACCCAGGAGACCGCGCTCGCCGCCACCCAGCGGCTGGCCGACCACCGGGCGGCCGCGAGCGTGCACTGCGGTCTCGGGCGGGCCCGCGCACAACTGGGCCGGTTCGCCGACGCACATGCCCATCTGCGCCTCGCGGCGGGCCTGTACGACGAACTCGGTGACCTGGCCGGGCAGGCGCACACCGACCGGAGCATCGCCTGGGTCCTGTCCCGGCAGGGCAGCCACCGGCGGGGACTCGCCCACGCCCAGCGGGCGCTCGCCCGGTTCGAAACCCTCGGGGACCTCGCCATGCTGGCCCGCGCGCTCAACTCGGTCGGGTGGCAGTACGCCCAACTGCACGACCACGGGCAGGCCCTGCACCACTGCGAACGCGCGCTCGTCCTGCTGCGCCGGGTCGGCGACCGGTTCGGTGAGGCGAACACCTGGGACAGCCTCGGTTACGCCCACCACCATCTCGGCAACCACCGGCAGGCCATCGCGTGTTACCGCCGGGCGGTCGACCTGTTCCGCGACGTCGGGGACCGCTACTACGAGGCCGACACCCTCACCCACATCGGCGACAGCCACCGGGCCGCGGGCGATCCGGAAGCCGCCCGGACCAGTTGGCTCGCGGCCCTCGACATCCTCGACGCGCTCGGCCATCCCGACGCCGAGCAGGTGCGGGCGAAGGTGGCCCGAACGGTGCAACAACCGCCGCCGTCCAGGCCACCGGTACCGCCGGTGCACGCCCTGCAGAGGTCCGACAGGGCCGCGTCCACCGCGGGGCCGTGA
- a CDS encoding FAD-dependent oxidoreductase yields MVDVVVVGAGVVGLTCAARLQRDGMRVAVVTADEPARTVSRIAAAVWYPTHTEGDPRVLDWSRRTFAELVQQAGRGVPGVVMRPTRMLRRTVDGEFPWWAPAVPDFRVTAPAAVPDGYTGEWRFTVPSVEMSPYLDWLVQQVTGAGGVLVRRRLTRLADVAELAPVVVNATGLAAGVLAGDEAVHPARGQIVLVGNPGLHISVRDEENPAGMTYVHPRSGDVVLGGTFDRDVWDTTPDEATGRAILDRCVALVPELAGAPVLAHLVGLRPARDGGARVAVDPVGLPGGSRLVHTYGHGGAGVTLSWGCADEVVELCRASETG; encoded by the coding sequence ATGGTTGACGTGGTGGTTGTCGGCGCCGGGGTGGTCGGACTCACCTGCGCGGCGAGGTTGCAGCGTGACGGCATGCGGGTGGCCGTGGTGACGGCGGACGAGCCGGCGCGGACGGTGTCGCGGATCGCCGCGGCGGTGTGGTACCCGACCCACACCGAGGGCGACCCGCGGGTGCTGGACTGGTCCCGGCGCACCTTCGCCGAACTCGTCCAGCAGGCAGGACGGGGTGTGCCGGGGGTGGTGATGCGGCCGACCCGGATGCTGCGGCGCACGGTGGACGGGGAGTTCCCCTGGTGGGCGCCGGCCGTACCGGATTTCCGGGTGACCGCGCCGGCCGCCGTACCGGACGGCTACACCGGTGAGTGGCGGTTCACCGTTCCCTCGGTGGAGATGAGCCCCTATCTCGACTGGCTGGTCCAGCAGGTCACCGGGGCCGGTGGGGTGCTGGTCCGGCGCCGGTTGACGCGGCTCGCCGACGTCGCCGAACTGGCCCCGGTGGTGGTCAACGCCACCGGTCTGGCGGCGGGGGTACTGGCCGGCGACGAGGCGGTCCACCCGGCCCGTGGTCAGATCGTCCTGGTCGGCAACCCCGGACTGCACATCTCCGTACGCGACGAGGAGAACCCGGCCGGGATGACGTACGTGCATCCGCGCAGCGGGGACGTGGTGCTCGGCGGGACCTTCGACCGGGACGTGTGGGACACCACACCGGACGAGGCCACCGGGCGGGCCATCCTCGACCGGTGCGTCGCCCTGGTGCCGGAACTGGCCGGTGCCCCGGTGCTGGCACACCTGGTCGGGCTGCGGCCGGCGCGGGACGGTGGGGCACGGGTGGCGGTCGACCCCGTCGGACTGCCGGGCGGATCCCGGCTGGTCCACACCTACGGGCACGGTGGAGCCGGCGTCACGCTGTCCTGGGGATGCGCGGACGAGGTGGTCGAGTTGTGCCGGGCATCGGAGACCGGCTGA
- a CDS encoding GNAT family N-acetyltransferase yields the protein MGEVVRRATVADAGELVRLRAVMLAAMAGHEPVGDDWRRAAARTLRTRLAGPDPTLVAFVVERSDRPGSLAACAVGAVEFRLGGPDNPSGATGYVFNVATDPAHRRRGYSRACVTAVLDWYRDRGIRTVDLRASRQGEPLYESLGFVRTADPAMRLRLPPPE from the coding sequence ATGGGTGAGGTGGTACGCAGGGCGACCGTCGCCGACGCCGGGGAACTGGTCCGGCTGCGTGCGGTGATGCTGGCGGCGATGGCCGGTCACGAGCCGGTGGGCGACGACTGGCGGCGGGCGGCGGCGCGGACGCTCCGGACCCGGTTGGCCGGGCCCGACCCGACGTTGGTCGCGTTCGTGGTGGAGCGATCCGACCGGCCGGGTTCCCTGGCCGCCTGCGCGGTCGGCGCGGTCGAATTCCGCCTCGGCGGACCGGACAACCCCTCCGGCGCGACCGGGTACGTCTTCAACGTCGCCACCGACCCGGCCCACCGCCGACGGGGCTACTCCCGCGCCTGCGTGACGGCGGTGCTCGACTGGTACCGGGACCGGGGGATCAGGACGGTCGACCTGCGCGCCTCCCGGCAGGGGGAACCGCTGTACGAGTCGCTGGGCTTCGTGCGTACGGCCGATCCCGCGATGCGGTTGCGGCTACCGCCACCGGAGTAG
- the mmsB gene encoding multiple monosaccharide ABC transporter permease, whose translation MSRMKDLQKSLFGGTTSNARQFGMIFTLVAIVLLFQFLTNGLTLNSGNLISLVSQYSYILILAIGMLMVIVAGHIDLSVGSIAAFVGIVVAKVMQEYSVPWFLAILIGLAVGALIGAWQGFWVAYVGVPAFIVTLAGMMLFRGGNQYIGNADTIPVPQGFKVIGAGFLPEVGPGTGYNNLTLLLGLAACAAVVIREWRLRRTRREMDAEVAPMWISVLRVAVALGVIVYVTLRFAGGRVGTSFPVSGIILAVLVLAYSFITRNTAGGRHIYAVGGNARAAELSGVKLRRVNFFVMMNMSVLAALAGMIFVARSAASGPQDGLGWELDAIAAVFIGGAAVSGGLGTISGSIVGGLVMAVLNNGLQLMGVGSDRVQIIKGLVLLLAVALDVYNKNQGRTSITGAFMRQFRRQAAAGPASTSATGTEPAKTPVAS comes from the coding sequence ATGAGTCGTATGAAAGACCTCCAGAAGTCCCTGTTCGGCGGGACGACCTCGAACGCCCGACAGTTCGGGATGATCTTCACGCTGGTGGCGATCGTCCTGCTGTTCCAGTTCCTGACCAACGGGCTCACCCTGAACTCGGGGAACCTCATCTCGCTGGTGAGTCAGTACTCCTACATCCTCATCCTGGCCATCGGGATGCTGATGGTGATCGTCGCCGGCCACATCGACCTGTCCGTCGGCTCGATCGCCGCGTTCGTTGGCATCGTGGTCGCGAAGGTCATGCAGGAGTACTCCGTACCGTGGTTCCTCGCGATCCTGATCGGCCTGGCCGTCGGTGCCCTGATCGGCGCCTGGCAGGGGTTCTGGGTCGCGTACGTCGGCGTGCCGGCGTTCATCGTCACCCTCGCCGGCATGATGCTGTTCCGGGGCGGTAACCAGTACATCGGCAACGCCGACACCATCCCCGTACCCCAGGGTTTCAAGGTGATCGGTGCGGGCTTCCTGCCCGAGGTGGGGCCGGGTACCGGATACAACAACCTCACCCTGCTGCTCGGGCTCGCGGCCTGCGCGGCGGTGGTGATCCGGGAGTGGCGGCTGCGCCGGACCCGGCGGGAGATGGACGCCGAGGTCGCACCGATGTGGATCTCGGTGCTCCGGGTCGCCGTCGCGCTCGGTGTGATCGTGTACGTGACCCTGCGGTTCGCCGGTGGCCGAGTCGGCACCAGCTTCCCGGTCTCCGGCATCATCCTCGCCGTCCTGGTGCTCGCGTACTCCTTCATCACCCGCAACACCGCCGGTGGTCGGCACATCTACGCGGTCGGCGGCAACGCACGGGCCGCGGAGCTGTCCGGTGTCAAACTCCGGCGGGTCAACTTCTTCGTGATGATGAACATGTCGGTCCTCGCCGCTCTCGCCGGCATGATCTTCGTCGCCCGATCCGCCGCTTCCGGCCCGCAGGACGGGCTGGGTTGGGAACTCGACGCGATCGCCGCCGTCTTCATCGGTGGCGCGGCGGTCTCCGGCGGACTCGGCACCATCAGCGGTTCGATCGTCGGCGGCCTGGTGATGGCCGTGCTCAACAACGGCCTGCAGCTCATGGGTGTCGGCTCGGACCGGGTCCAGATCATCAAGGGCCTGGTGCTGCTGCTGGCGGTCGCGCTCGACGTCTACAACAAGAACCAGGGACGGACCTCGATCACGGGGGCGTTCATGCGCCAGTTCCGCCGGCAGGCAGCCGCGGGACCGGCCTCCACCTCCGCGACGGGCACCGAGCCCGCGAAGACTCCGGTGGCCAGCTGA
- a CDS encoding DUF3037 domain-containing protein, with protein sequence MRKPFEYAAIRAVPRIQRGEQINVGVVLYCQAHDFLAARLHLDADRLRSLDPGVDVDAVATALRGWDTTCTGGPTGGPAAGMRLGERFRWLTAPRSTVIQSGPVHTGLTEDPAGELDRLLDLLVR encoded by the coding sequence ATGAGGAAGCCCTTCGAGTACGCGGCCATCCGCGCCGTTCCGCGGATCCAGCGGGGCGAGCAGATCAACGTCGGGGTGGTCCTCTACTGCCAGGCGCACGACTTCCTCGCGGCCCGACTCCATCTCGACGCCGACCGTCTGCGGAGCCTCGATCCCGGCGTCGACGTCGACGCGGTCGCCACCGCACTGCGCGGTTGGGACACCACCTGCACGGGTGGGCCGACCGGAGGGCCGGCGGCCGGGATGCGGCTCGGCGAACGGTTCCGCTGGCTCACCGCGCCGCGAAGCACGGTGATCCAGTCGGGACCGGTGCACACCGGACTGACCGAGGACCCGGCCGGCGAGTTGGACCGTCTGCTCGACCTGCTGGTCCGCTGA
- a CDS encoding sugar-binding protein: MRKFLARSVALSAVALLALTACSEREGSDSGSTGSEKGFAADSLIGVALPSKTSENWVLAGDLFTNGLKEAGFQSDVQYAGASTIVADQQAQISAMVTKGAKVIIIGATDAAQLSTQVEAAKAAGITVIAYDRLITNTAGVDYYVAYDNFKVGQLQGEALLKGMKEKKPTGPYTIELFAGSSDDNNSGVFFNGAMDVLKKEIDAGNVVVGSGQTDIKQVATDGWKAENAQRRMDSLLTASYGTKTLDGVLSPNDTLARAIITSVKGANKPLPVVTGQDSEVESVKSIMAGEQYSTINKDTRNLVKQAIQMAKDLQAGKDPQTNDTESYNNGVKVVPAYLLPPLIVTKTNAVEAYANDPKLAPLTK; the protein is encoded by the coding sequence ATGCGTAAGTTCCTCGCCAGGAGCGTCGCGCTCAGCGCCGTCGCCCTGCTGGCACTCACCGCCTGCTCCGAACGTGAGGGCTCCGACTCCGGCTCGACCGGGTCGGAGAAGGGCTTCGCCGCCGACTCGCTGATCGGCGTGGCGCTGCCGTCGAAGACCTCGGAGAACTGGGTCCTCGCCGGTGACCTGTTCACCAACGGCCTGAAGGAGGCCGGCTTCCAGTCCGACGTCCAGTACGCCGGCGCCTCCACCATCGTCGCCGACCAGCAGGCGCAGATCTCCGCGATGGTCACCAAGGGTGCCAAGGTCATCATCATCGGCGCGACCGACGCCGCCCAGCTCTCGACCCAGGTCGAGGCGGCCAAGGCGGCCGGCATCACCGTGATCGCGTACGACCGGCTGATCACCAACACCGCGGGCGTCGACTACTACGTCGCCTACGACAACTTCAAGGTCGGCCAGCTCCAGGGCGAGGCGCTGCTCAAGGGCATGAAGGAGAAGAAGCCGACCGGCCCGTACACCATCGAGCTGTTCGCCGGCTCGTCGGACGACAACAACTCCGGGGTCTTCTTCAACGGCGCGATGGACGTCCTGAAGAAGGAGATCGACGCCGGTAACGTCGTCGTCGGCTCCGGCCAGACCGACATCAAGCAGGTCGCCACCGACGGCTGGAAGGCCGAGAACGCCCAGCGGCGGATGGACTCGCTGCTGACCGCCAGCTACGGCACCAAGACCCTGGACGGCGTGCTCTCGCCGAACGACACCCTGGCCCGCGCGATCATCACCTCGGTCAAGGGCGCCAACAAGCCGCTGCCGGTGGTGACCGGGCAGGACTCCGAGGTCGAGTCGGTCAAGTCGATCATGGCTGGTGAGCAGTACTCGACCATCAACAAGGACACCCGGAACCTGGTCAAGCAGGCCATCCAGATGGCCAAGGACCTGCAGGCCGGCAAGGACCCGCAGACCAACGACACCGAGTCGTACAACAACGGTGTCAAGGTCGTCCCGGCGTACCTGCTGCCGCCGCTGATCGTCACCAAGACCAACGCGGTCGAGGCCTACGCCAACGACCCGAAGCTCGCCCCGCTCACCAAGTAA
- a CDS encoding maleylpyruvate isomerase family mycothiol-dependent enzyme gives MTTLADQPIAALRSGHDELSGFVRDLGPEDLVRPSGASEWQVSQVLSHLGSGAEIGLAQLTAARDGGPAPDGDFNRRVWARWDAMPPAEHASGFLEANQRLVEAYESLDPTTREELRVDVGFLPEPVDVATATRFRLSEFALHQWDVEVGFNPYATVTPTAVAALLDHTGGMLAWNGRPDALGGRQATLVLRLTGPDQVHGLRLGERIELTEVPEHPDGELVIPAEAWLRLVVGRLGERYTPDTVRVTGPISLDDLRKVFPGF, from the coding sequence ATGACCACGCTCGCCGACCAACCCATCGCCGCCCTGCGCTCGGGCCACGACGAACTTTCCGGTTTCGTCCGGGACCTCGGCCCGGAGGACCTGGTCCGCCCCTCCGGCGCCAGCGAGTGGCAGGTGTCCCAGGTGCTCAGCCACCTCGGCAGCGGCGCTGAGATCGGCCTGGCCCAGCTGACCGCCGCCCGCGACGGCGGGCCCGCACCGGACGGGGACTTCAACCGCAGGGTATGGGCCCGGTGGGACGCCATGCCACCCGCCGAACACGCCAGCGGGTTCCTCGAGGCCAACCAGCGGCTGGTCGAGGCGTACGAGTCGCTGGACCCGACCACCCGCGAGGAACTGCGGGTCGACGTCGGTTTCCTGCCCGAGCCGGTCGACGTCGCCACCGCCACCCGGTTCCGGCTCAGCGAGTTCGCCCTGCACCAGTGGGACGTCGAGGTGGGCTTCAACCCGTACGCGACGGTGACGCCTACAGCGGTGGCGGCACTGCTCGACCACACCGGTGGCATGCTCGCCTGGAACGGCCGCCCCGACGCGCTCGGTGGACGGCAGGCCACGCTGGTGCTGCGGCTGACCGGGCCCGACCAGGTGCACGGGCTGCGGCTGGGCGAGCGGATCGAACTGACCGAGGTGCCGGAGCACCCGGACGGTGAACTGGTCATCCCGGCCGAGGCATGGCTGCGGCTCGTCGTCGGGCGGCTGGGGGAGCGGTACACACCGGACACCGTGCGGGTGACCGGCCCGATCAGCCTGGACGACCTGCGCAAGGTCTTCCCCGGCTTCTGA
- a CDS encoding HipA family kinase — MLRHVTGTRYVTPLREGGSLPGLVEADDLGTYVVKFRGAGQGPKTLVAEVVAGELARRLGLPVPRLVVIDIDPIIARAEPDQEVQELLAASGGANLGLDFLPGALGYDPVAHPVDPELASRVLWLDAYLENVDRSWRNPNLLVWHRKLWLIDHGAAIYFHHNWPRAAAAIGRPFRADDHVLAPYATRLSEADAEFAPQVTGDLLTEVLTLVPDDWLTGPDFESPDEARAAYVAHLSARVADSGAWLPQVAAA; from the coding sequence ATGCTGCGCCACGTCACCGGGACCCGCTACGTGACCCCGTTACGTGAGGGCGGTTCGCTACCCGGCCTGGTCGAGGCGGACGACCTCGGCACGTACGTGGTGAAGTTCCGGGGGGCCGGGCAGGGGCCGAAGACGTTGGTGGCCGAGGTGGTGGCCGGTGAACTCGCTCGGCGCCTGGGTTTGCCCGTACCTCGGCTGGTGGTGATCGACATCGACCCGATCATCGCCCGGGCCGAGCCCGACCAGGAGGTCCAGGAGCTGCTCGCGGCCAGTGGCGGCGCCAACCTCGGCCTGGACTTCCTGCCCGGTGCGCTCGGCTACGACCCGGTCGCCCACCCGGTGGACCCGGAACTCGCCTCGCGGGTGCTCTGGCTCGACGCGTACCTGGAGAACGTGGACCGGAGCTGGCGCAACCCGAACCTGCTGGTCTGGCACCGCAAACTCTGGCTGATCGACCACGGGGCGGCGATCTACTTCCACCACAACTGGCCACGCGCGGCGGCGGCGATCGGGCGGCCGTTCCGGGCCGACGACCACGTCCTGGCTCCGTACGCGACCCGCCTGTCCGAGGCGGACGCGGAGTTCGCCCCGCAGGTCACGGGTGACCTGCTCACCGAGGTGCTGACGCTGGTTCCCGACGACTGGCTCACCGGCCCGGACTTCGAGTCGCCGGACGAGGCGCGGGCGGCGTACGTCGCCCACCTGTCCGCCCGGGTCGCCGACAGCGGCGCCTGGTTGCCCCAGGTGGCGGCGGCATGA